The Urocitellus parryii isolate mUroPar1 chromosome 6, mUroPar1.hap1, whole genome shotgun sequence genome includes a window with the following:
- the Btbd3 gene encoding BTB/POZ domain-containing protein 3 isoform X3, with translation MAADIFPRKKPANSSSTTVQQYHQQNLSNNNLIPAPNWQGLYPTIRERNAVMFNNDLMADVHFVVGPPGGTQRLPGHKYVLAVGSSVFHAMFYGELAEDKDEIRIPDVEPAAFLAMLKYIYCDEIDLAADTVLATLYAAKKYIVPHLARACVNFLETSLSAKNACVLLSQSCLFEEPDLTQRCWEVIDAQAELALKSEGFCDIDFQTLESILRRETLNAKEIVVFEAALNWAEVECQRQDLALSIENKRKVLGKALYLIRIPTMALDDFANGAAQSGVLTLNETNDIFLWYTAAKKPELQFVSKARKGLVPQRCHRFQSCAYRSNQWRYRGRCDSIQFAVDKRVFIAGFGLYGSSCGSAEYSAKIELKRQGVVLGQNLSKYFSDGSSNTFPVWFEYPVQIEPDTFYTASVILDGNELSYFGQEGMTEVQCGKVTVQFQCSSDSTNGTGVQGGQIPELIFYA, from the exons atggcTGCTGATATATTTCCCCGGAAAAAACCAGCCAACTCCAGCAGCACCACTGTCCAGCAGTACCACCAGCAGAATCTCAGCAACAACAACCTGATCCCGGCCCCCAACTGGCAGGGTCTCTATCCCACCATTAGAGAAAG AAATGCGGTGATGTTCAATAATGATTTGATGGCAGATGTACATTTTGTGGTTGGGCCACCAGGTGGGACTCAGCGGTTGCCAGGACACAAA TATGTCTTAGCTGTTGGGAGCTCTGTGTTCCATGCAATGTTTTACGGAGAACTTGCCGAGGACAAAGATGAAATCCGTATACCAGATGTCGAACCTGCTGCTTTTCTCGCCATGCTGAA ataTATCTATTGTGATGAAATTGACTTGGCTGCTGACACAGTGTTGGCTACACTGTATGCTGCCAAAAAGTACATTGTCCCTCACCTTGCCAGAGCCTGTGTTAATTTCCTGGAGACAAGCCTGAGCGCCAAGAATGCCTGTGTGCTCCTCTCCCAGAGCTGTCTGTTCGAGGAGCCTGATCTGACCCAGCGTTGCTGGGAGGTAATCGATGCCCAGGCTGAGTTAGCTCTCAAGTCTGAGGGATTCTGTGATATCGACTTCCAGACACTAGAAAGTATCCTCCGCAGGGAAACTCTGAATGCCAAAGAAATCGTGGTTTTTGAGGCAGCTCTCAACTGGGCTGAAGTAGAATGCCAGCGACAAGATCTAGCCTTGAGCATTGAAAATAAACGTAAGGTCCTAGGAAAGGCACTGTACTTGATCCGCATACCCACAATGGCCCTTGATGACTTTGCAAATGGTGCTGCCCAGTCCGGAGTATTAACTCTCAATGAGACCAATGACATCTTCCTCTGGTACACTGCGGCCAAAAAGCCAGAGTTGCAGTTTGTGAGTAAAGCCCGCAAGGGCCTTGTCCCCCAGCGCTGTCACCGTTTCCAGTCTTGTGCCTATAGGAGCAACCAGTGGCGCTATCGGGGTCGCTGTGACAGCATCCAGTTTGCTGTTGATAAAAGAGTGTTTATTGCAGGCTTTGGGCTGTATGGCTCCAGCTGTGGTTCTGCAGAATACAGTGCCAAGATTGAACTCAAGCGGCAGGGTGTTGTCCTGGGGCAGAACTTGAGCAAGTACTTCTCAGATGGATCCAGCAATACCTTCCCTGTGTGGTTTGAGTATCCTGTGCAGATCGAGCCAGACACCTTCTACACAGCCAGTGTGATACTGGATGGCAATGAACTCAGCTACTTTGGACAAGAAGGCATGACGGAAGTTCAGTGTGGCAAAGTGACTGTCCAGTTTCAATGCTCCTCAGATAGCACAAATGGCACTGGGGTACAGGGAGGGCAGATCCCTGAACTTATATTCTATGCTTAA
- the Btbd3 gene encoding BTB/POZ domain-containing protein 3 isoform X2: MIPESCLQKTVKNRSKKSSKKANNSSGTSSSSSKLPPVCYEIITLKTKKKKKMAADIFPRKKPANSSSTTVQQYHQQNLSNNNLIPAPNWQGLYPTIRERNAVMFNNDLMADVHFVVGPPGGTQRLPGHKYVLAVGSSVFHAMFYGELAEDKDEIRIPDVEPAAFLAMLKYIYCDEIDLAADTVLATLYAAKKYIVPHLARACVNFLETSLSAKNACVLLSQSCLFEEPDLTQRCWEVIDAQAELALKSEGFCDIDFQTLESILRRETLNAKEIVVFEAALNWAEVECQRQDLALSIENKRKVLGKALYLIRIPTMALDDFANGAAQSGVLTLNETNDIFLWYTAAKKPELQFVSKARKGLVPQRCHRFQSCAYRSNQWRYRGRCDSIQFAVDKRVFIAGFGLYGSSCGSAEYSAKIELKRQGVVLGQNLSKYFSDGSSNTFPVWFEYPVQIEPDTFYTASVILDGNELSYFGQEGMTEVQCGKVTVQFQCSSDSTNGTGVQGGQIPELIFYA; this comes from the exons AGACGGTAAAGAACAGGTCCAAGAAAAGCTCAAAGAAAGCAAATAACAGCAGCGGCACtagcagtagcagcagcaagTTGCCCCCAGTTTGTTATGAAATAATTACCTTGAagactaaaaaaaagaagaagatggcTGCTGATATATTTCCCCGGAAAAAACCAGCCAACTCCAGCAGCACCACTGTCCAGCAGTACCACCAGCAGAATCTCAGCAACAACAACCTGATCCCGGCCCCCAACTGGCAGGGTCTCTATCCCACCATTAGAGAAAG AAATGCGGTGATGTTCAATAATGATTTGATGGCAGATGTACATTTTGTGGTTGGGCCACCAGGTGGGACTCAGCGGTTGCCAGGACACAAA TATGTCTTAGCTGTTGGGAGCTCTGTGTTCCATGCAATGTTTTACGGAGAACTTGCCGAGGACAAAGATGAAATCCGTATACCAGATGTCGAACCTGCTGCTTTTCTCGCCATGCTGAA ataTATCTATTGTGATGAAATTGACTTGGCTGCTGACACAGTGTTGGCTACACTGTATGCTGCCAAAAAGTACATTGTCCCTCACCTTGCCAGAGCCTGTGTTAATTTCCTGGAGACAAGCCTGAGCGCCAAGAATGCCTGTGTGCTCCTCTCCCAGAGCTGTCTGTTCGAGGAGCCTGATCTGACCCAGCGTTGCTGGGAGGTAATCGATGCCCAGGCTGAGTTAGCTCTCAAGTCTGAGGGATTCTGTGATATCGACTTCCAGACACTAGAAAGTATCCTCCGCAGGGAAACTCTGAATGCCAAAGAAATCGTGGTTTTTGAGGCAGCTCTCAACTGGGCTGAAGTAGAATGCCAGCGACAAGATCTAGCCTTGAGCATTGAAAATAAACGTAAGGTCCTAGGAAAGGCACTGTACTTGATCCGCATACCCACAATGGCCCTTGATGACTTTGCAAATGGTGCTGCCCAGTCCGGAGTATTAACTCTCAATGAGACCAATGACATCTTCCTCTGGTACACTGCGGCCAAAAAGCCAGAGTTGCAGTTTGTGAGTAAAGCCCGCAAGGGCCTTGTCCCCCAGCGCTGTCACCGTTTCCAGTCTTGTGCCTATAGGAGCAACCAGTGGCGCTATCGGGGTCGCTGTGACAGCATCCAGTTTGCTGTTGATAAAAGAGTGTTTATTGCAGGCTTTGGGCTGTATGGCTCCAGCTGTGGTTCTGCAGAATACAGTGCCAAGATTGAACTCAAGCGGCAGGGTGTTGTCCTGGGGCAGAACTTGAGCAAGTACTTCTCAGATGGATCCAGCAATACCTTCCCTGTGTGGTTTGAGTATCCTGTGCAGATCGAGCCAGACACCTTCTACACAGCCAGTGTGATACTGGATGGCAATGAACTCAGCTACTTTGGACAAGAAGGCATGACGGAAGTTCAGTGTGGCAAAGTGACTGTCCAGTTTCAATGCTCCTCAGATAGCACAAATGGCACTGGGGTACAGGGAGGGCAGATCCCTGAACTTATATTCTATGCTTAA
- the Btbd3 gene encoding BTB/POZ domain-containing protein 3 isoform X1, which yields MVDDKEKNMKCLTFFLMLPETVKNRSKKSSKKANNSSGTSSSSSKLPPVCYEIITLKTKKKKKMAADIFPRKKPANSSSTTVQQYHQQNLSNNNLIPAPNWQGLYPTIRERNAVMFNNDLMADVHFVVGPPGGTQRLPGHKYVLAVGSSVFHAMFYGELAEDKDEIRIPDVEPAAFLAMLKYIYCDEIDLAADTVLATLYAAKKYIVPHLARACVNFLETSLSAKNACVLLSQSCLFEEPDLTQRCWEVIDAQAELALKSEGFCDIDFQTLESILRRETLNAKEIVVFEAALNWAEVECQRQDLALSIENKRKVLGKALYLIRIPTMALDDFANGAAQSGVLTLNETNDIFLWYTAAKKPELQFVSKARKGLVPQRCHRFQSCAYRSNQWRYRGRCDSIQFAVDKRVFIAGFGLYGSSCGSAEYSAKIELKRQGVVLGQNLSKYFSDGSSNTFPVWFEYPVQIEPDTFYTASVILDGNELSYFGQEGMTEVQCGKVTVQFQCSSDSTNGTGVQGGQIPELIFYA from the exons ATGGTAGATGACAAGGAAAAGAACATGAAATGTCTCACCTTCTTCTTGATGCTTCCAGAGACGGTAAAGAACAGGTCCAAGAAAAGCTCAAAGAAAGCAAATAACAGCAGCGGCACtagcagtagcagcagcaagTTGCCCCCAGTTTGTTATGAAATAATTACCTTGAagactaaaaaaaagaagaagatggcTGCTGATATATTTCCCCGGAAAAAACCAGCCAACTCCAGCAGCACCACTGTCCAGCAGTACCACCAGCAGAATCTCAGCAACAACAACCTGATCCCGGCCCCCAACTGGCAGGGTCTCTATCCCACCATTAGAGAAAG AAATGCGGTGATGTTCAATAATGATTTGATGGCAGATGTACATTTTGTGGTTGGGCCACCAGGTGGGACTCAGCGGTTGCCAGGACACAAA TATGTCTTAGCTGTTGGGAGCTCTGTGTTCCATGCAATGTTTTACGGAGAACTTGCCGAGGACAAAGATGAAATCCGTATACCAGATGTCGAACCTGCTGCTTTTCTCGCCATGCTGAA ataTATCTATTGTGATGAAATTGACTTGGCTGCTGACACAGTGTTGGCTACACTGTATGCTGCCAAAAAGTACATTGTCCCTCACCTTGCCAGAGCCTGTGTTAATTTCCTGGAGACAAGCCTGAGCGCCAAGAATGCCTGTGTGCTCCTCTCCCAGAGCTGTCTGTTCGAGGAGCCTGATCTGACCCAGCGTTGCTGGGAGGTAATCGATGCCCAGGCTGAGTTAGCTCTCAAGTCTGAGGGATTCTGTGATATCGACTTCCAGACACTAGAAAGTATCCTCCGCAGGGAAACTCTGAATGCCAAAGAAATCGTGGTTTTTGAGGCAGCTCTCAACTGGGCTGAAGTAGAATGCCAGCGACAAGATCTAGCCTTGAGCATTGAAAATAAACGTAAGGTCCTAGGAAAGGCACTGTACTTGATCCGCATACCCACAATGGCCCTTGATGACTTTGCAAATGGTGCTGCCCAGTCCGGAGTATTAACTCTCAATGAGACCAATGACATCTTCCTCTGGTACACTGCGGCCAAAAAGCCAGAGTTGCAGTTTGTGAGTAAAGCCCGCAAGGGCCTTGTCCCCCAGCGCTGTCACCGTTTCCAGTCTTGTGCCTATAGGAGCAACCAGTGGCGCTATCGGGGTCGCTGTGACAGCATCCAGTTTGCTGTTGATAAAAGAGTGTTTATTGCAGGCTTTGGGCTGTATGGCTCCAGCTGTGGTTCTGCAGAATACAGTGCCAAGATTGAACTCAAGCGGCAGGGTGTTGTCCTGGGGCAGAACTTGAGCAAGTACTTCTCAGATGGATCCAGCAATACCTTCCCTGTGTGGTTTGAGTATCCTGTGCAGATCGAGCCAGACACCTTCTACACAGCCAGTGTGATACTGGATGGCAATGAACTCAGCTACTTTGGACAAGAAGGCATGACGGAAGTTCAGTGTGGCAAAGTGACTGTCCAGTTTCAATGCTCCTCAGATAGCACAAATGGCACTGGGGTACAGGGAGGGCAGATCCCTGAACTTATATTCTATGCTTAA